Proteins from one Flavobacterium branchiarum genomic window:
- a CDS encoding single-stranded DNA-binding protein has protein sequence MNITGRLTRDAEVRTTSNGKQVVNFSVAVNDSYKTKQGERVEQTAYFDCSYWRTPNAVKILTKGLLVELTGRVSTRAWVGKDGEAKAGLNFHTSDFKPLAGGRRAETVQATAQSESNGFTTQGVDDDLPF, from the coding sequence ATGAACATCACAGGAAGACTGACAAGGGATGCGGAAGTACGCACAACGTCAAACGGAAAACAAGTAGTAAACTTTTCAGTAGCGGTAAACGACAGCTACAAAACCAAACAGGGCGAACGAGTGGAACAAACCGCCTATTTCGACTGCTCATATTGGAGAACCCCGAACGCAGTGAAGATACTCACTAAAGGTCTATTGGTAGAACTGACTGGCAGGGTAAGCACAAGAGCGTGGGTAGGCAAAGACGGAGAAGCAAAGGCAGGTTTGAACTTTCATACCTCCGACTTCAAACCGCTTGCAGGAGGCAGGAGAGCCGAAACCGTACAGGCTACTGCACAATCTGAAAGTAACGGATTTACAACACAGGGAGTAGATGACGACCTCCCATTTTAA
- a CDS encoding DUF932 domain-containing protein codes for MAHNINFNERTGRYSFFSVQQKAWHNLGQIVEQYPTSEEAIKYAGLDYEVVKSPLFTKGSGIIETANGIEIGSSELEVPNYFANIRTDNNAVLGVVGKDYHIVQNREAFNFFDAIVGGGEGILYETAGALGNGERIFITAKLPDYIRVGKGDDVTEKYIFLTTSHDGSGSITAAFTPIRIVCQNTLNASLRSMTNVVRIKHTSGAKQRIENAHKIMGLANTLSNQLEGIFNEWAKVKVSDREVRKLIQLALCPNKETLDLIKKGAEDEISTVFKNVVEDAFAYAMISDTQQMDTTKGTLFGAYNAVTGYYQNVRNYKNDEAKLQSIVLGGTAQLKSQKAFELCSGFALDGAEILNLN; via the coding sequence ATGGCACATAATATCAATTTCAACGAGAGAACAGGACGTTATTCATTTTTCAGCGTTCAGCAAAAAGCGTGGCACAACTTGGGACAAATCGTGGAGCAATACCCGACAAGCGAGGAAGCTATCAAATACGCAGGGTTAGATTACGAAGTCGTAAAATCTCCACTATTTACCAAAGGTTCGGGCATTATCGAAACTGCCAACGGCATAGAGATAGGCAGTAGCGAATTAGAAGTACCCAACTATTTCGCCAACATACGCACCGATAACAATGCAGTATTGGGCGTAGTCGGCAAGGATTACCACATTGTACAGAACCGTGAAGCCTTTAATTTCTTTGATGCGATTGTAGGCGGTGGCGAGGGCATTCTGTACGAAACCGCAGGAGCGTTAGGCAACGGAGAACGTATTTTTATCACAGCCAAATTGCCCGACTATATCCGAGTAGGTAAAGGGGATGACGTTACGGAAAAGTACATTTTCCTAACCACTTCGCACGATGGTAGCGGAAGTATCACAGCCGCATTTACACCTATCAGAATTGTTTGTCAAAATACCTTAAACGCTTCGTTACGCAGTATGACCAATGTTGTCCGTATCAAGCACACTTCGGGGGCAAAACAACGTATCGAGAACGCTCACAAGATTATGGGACTTGCCAACACATTGAGCAACCAATTAGAGGGCATTTTCAACGAATGGGCAAAAGTAAAGGTATCAGACCGAGAGGTAAGAAAGCTAATACAGTTGGCACTTTGCCCAAACAAGGAAACGCTTGACCTCATCAAAAAAGGTGCGGAAGATGAAATTTCCACTGTGTTCAAAAATGTCGTTGAGGATGCTTTTGCGTATGCAATGATAAGCGATACACAGCAAATGGACACTACCAAAGGCACATTGTTCGGAGCGTACAACGCTGTTACAGGCTACTATCAGAACGTAAGAAATTATAAGAACGATGAAGCCAAGTTGCAGAGCATTGTATTGGGTGGTACTGCCCAACTCAAATCACAAAAAGCATTTGAATTGTGTAGTGGTTTTGCCTTAGATGGTGCGGAAATCCTAAACCTTAATTAA
- a CDS encoding PRTRC system protein E, translating into MNTNFFNQIQQLDFTGVLQLNISKGIESNLIVTVLLNNEECGDSAKNGIPPLTFNATPQEFDEGFFEQITTPIQKVSGLMVDMEKFLKQLEEVKKHSAIEKEKAEKAKKEKEAKDKKFKDAMAKADELEKEGKFREAWIKVPDITEFPEKADEIRKRKTSLSDKFATPSLFGAMEEAKPEPQKEEEVTADYPIDEADEEEQY; encoded by the coding sequence ATGAACACAAATTTTTTCAATCAGATACAGCAGTTGGACTTTACAGGAGTTTTACAACTGAACATTTCAAAAGGAATAGAAAGCAACTTAATTGTAACTGTATTGCTCAACAACGAAGAATGCGGAGATAGTGCCAAAAACGGTATTCCCCCATTGACCTTTAATGCCACGCCCCAAGAGTTTGACGAGGGATTTTTTGAACAGATAACAACACCTATACAAAAGGTATCGGGCTTAATGGTGGATATGGAAAAATTCCTAAAGCAATTGGAAGAAGTTAAAAAGCATTCCGCAATAGAAAAGGAAAAAGCCGAGAAAGCCAAAAAGGAGAAAGAAGCCAAAGACAAGAAGTTTAAAGATGCTATGGCAAAGGCTGACGAGTTGGAGAAAGAGGGCAAATTCCGTGAAGCGTGGATAAAAGTACCCGATATAACGGAGTTCCCCGAAAAAGCGGACGAGATACGCAAACGTAAAACATCATTGTCCGACAAGTTTGCCACACCAAGCCTTTTCGGAGCAATGGAAGAAGCAAAACCCGAACCGCAAAAAGAGGAAGAAGTTACTGCCGATTATCCTATTGATGAAGCGGACGAAGAAGAACAGTATTAA
- a CDS encoding DNA-binding protein: MKAKTIEEAKSMAKDKSLETQYRDEAIYIIYCSRTEYFYVDTDSLIRLWEQLFGYYENGFYTAEKSHS; the protein is encoded by the coding sequence ATGAAAGCAAAAACAATAGAGGAAGCAAAAAGTATGGCTAAAGACAAGAGCCTTGAAACGCAATACAGGGATGAAGCTATTTACATCATCTATTGCAGTAGAACCGAGTATTTCTATGTAGATACCGACAGCCTAATACGACTTTGGGAACAGCTATTTGGCTATTATGAAAATGGATTTTATACCGCTGAAAAATCACACTCATAA
- a CDS encoding PRTRC system protein C, with the protein MLLATQLERVFILNDTGQDIRLTDPEPRWSVEAVMNFYANMYPILTTAKASAPQIKDDVVEYKFESVMGTKG; encoded by the coding sequence ATGTTATTAGCAACCCAATTAGAGCGAGTATTTATCCTCAATGATACAGGACAGGACATCAGATTGACCGACCCAGAACCACGTTGGAGCGTGGAAGCCGTAATGAATTTTTACGCCAATATGTACCCGATTTTGACAACAGCAAAAGCATCCGCACCGCAAATCAAAGATGATGTGGTAGAGTACAAATTTGAAAGCGTAATGGGTACGAAAGGTTAA
- a CDS encoding site-specific integrase, protein MEQTKKSTFKLLFYLKKNELKKNGNAPIMARITIDGTPKTFGTKLEINPNNWDLKYGRVEGKSATALSVNQKLDNIRGRIDKIYEDMLKHEGFATAQKVKLSFLGVGVMEDAVLKVFKDQNEDFEKMVAKGKRSQSTYSKYNTVYNHLSEFIRERYHRDDMAFRELTSDFIREFDFFLRIDKECTHNTVWVYTMPVIALAELAIKKGLIRDNPFEDYEISMEETDRSYLLKEDVETLMLLKPSKPRYELVKDLFIFSCFTGLSYIDIKKLKWSNIQSFFDGHQWIISRRKKSDVASNVRLLEIPKRIIEKYRGVTRNDFVFPMPSNATCNTHIGKLIEEASIVTEQKVTFHTARHTFATMFLTEGVPLESLSKMMGHKNISTTQIYAKITSQKISKDMDLVAPKFQAMEEAFLAAI, encoded by the coding sequence AAAACTTTCGGAACAAAGTTAGAAATCAATCCTAATAATTGGGATTTAAAATACGGAAGAGTTGAGGGAAAGAGTGCCACCGCTTTGAGCGTTAACCAAAAATTGGATAACATACGTGGACGTATCGACAAGATTTACGAAGATATGCTGAAGCACGAGGGGTTTGCAACCGCCCAAAAAGTAAAGCTCTCGTTTTTAGGTGTTGGTGTAATGGAAGATGCCGTACTAAAAGTCTTTAAAGACCAAAACGAAGACTTTGAAAAAATGGTCGCTAAGGGAAAACGCTCTCAAAGCACATATAGCAAGTACAACACTGTTTACAATCACCTTAGCGAATTTATAAGGGAGCGTTACCATCGTGACGATATGGCTTTCCGAGAACTCACTTCTGATTTTATCCGTGAGTTTGATTTCTTTCTTCGCATTGATAAGGAATGTACCCATAATACGGTTTGGGTTTACACAATGCCAGTTATTGCTTTGGCAGAATTGGCTATCAAGAAAGGCTTGATACGGGATAATCCTTTTGAAGATTATGAAATCAGTATGGAAGAAACCGACCGCAGCTACCTTTTAAAAGAGGATGTGGAAACTTTAATGCTCCTGAAACCATCTAAGCCCCGATATGAACTTGTAAAAGACCTTTTTATTTTCAGTTGCTTTACAGGGCTTTCTTACATTGATATTAAGAAACTGAAATGGAGCAATATCCAGTCTTTCTTTGATGGACACCAATGGATAATCAGCAGGAGGAAGAAATCAGATGTTGCCTCCAACGTCCGTCTTTTGGAAATCCCCAAACGCATCATTGAGAAATATCGTGGAGTTACAAGAAATGATTTTGTATTCCCAATGCCATCCAATGCGACTTGCAACACGCATATAGGTAAACTTATTGAGGAAGCGAGTATTGTTACAGAACAGAAAGTTACATTCCACACCGCCCGTCACACATTCGCCACAATGTTTTTGACCGAGGGCGTACCGCTTGAAAGTCTTAGCAAAATGATGGGGCATAAAAATATTTCCACCACACAGATTTACGCCAAAATCACAAGCCAAAAAATCAGTAAGGATATGGATTTAGTTGCCCCAAAATTTCAGGCTATGGAAGAAGCATTTTTAGCCGCAATCTGA